ttggaaaaaaaaaatggaaagttttcaaaattctaaaaaggaaaaaaaaaaaatagtaggggacagttcttttttttttctggaaaaagaaagagaacaaaaaatatataagtcaCATGGTTTCTATTGATTGTCttcacgaaacaaaaaaaaaaatgtgcaaaagacaacaattgggtttaaaaaaccccaattttaaataatcgcatttttaaaaaagtttcccagaaatttaaagaaaaaaaaaaaccccttcatttAGTAAAACCAAGCTTTATCAGTTGGATGTTATTGAAAAAACATTGTTTTGCCCAATTGTCTAAAATTTGTATCTTTTTATCCCTCTTTATaatttaactttaattttaaatttttttaaaattgcccaTGGCTAAATTTCCCAGAAACCACACATtcataaaataagtaaatgtcCCCTTTTgtatttccccccccctgtttttggcACACTTTTAAACCCCGTGTTtttttgtcctccccccccccccaacctaatCCCCTTCCCAAGGGAgcttatccattttattttttaacacttAACCTTTTTTACCTCACCTAAtgatttccccccaatttttttaacctAACGTTGAAATTTAAAAGACTTCCATCCTTTTGACCCATCTTAAAATTAAAGACAAACTCCCTGTTTAAGGGGTCCAacatcttttattttccccccaaaggtaATATCCTTTaccataaataaatttaaaaaatccctttttaaacaattttgttttttaaaacttttaccaCCTTTAAAATCCCCCACCTAAACCATTGTAAGggccccctccattccccttttaatttttcttttgcaaaaacTATCCCTTCACTAaatcaattattaatcatttaattaTAATCCGTAtccttaataatttttattatcttacaatttcaatttatttaattttatggtgttgttttttttcaattaaaaattttcatattataaaattaatttaataacatttttaaattttttttttaaaaatgttttttttttacgcactttttattaattaattaatcgcACACCCCAGAAACCGgtggggaaaaaacctttaacggtttttttttaaaagcatcgCATCAGATAGGGTTTTTTGGGCAAAATCCACCCTTTCCCCTGtggccccaaagttttttttcccaaaaaagcaatactgaaaaagaaaaaaaaaagcaggttttttttttcttgcagtctccccccccctccccccgggttttttttttttttttttttttttttttttttttttttttttcctcttaaaaggggcaaaaaaggttTTGTCATCTCtaagaaagataaaaaccaaaactactaagggggggaaaaaggaaaaaattgtttggaaagaaaaggtttttttcacgCTTATAATCAGCTTTACAATAAACCTTACGAAGGGACAGGGCTTTTCTGCTTTCGCGGGGACTCCAACTGCTGTTGCCCAACAGGTTCCGTTTACAGCCACGGTTTTAAAACCGCTttgacccccccttttcccctattttacaaaaaaaaaaaaaaaaaaacgtggttgCAAATATTTCATTCATAAAACTTGCATTACATAGCAGTTggtaggaaaagggggttttgcggCGGCaaatggggaaatttaaaatgttactttaaaaatcaaaaaatatttcgGTTGTACCGCCCGGGGGCGAGATGTcacccaaatttatttttattaaaaacccacGAGCGTATACGAATTTGAATTTTATAATTGCTCGTATTTTCCTCCATaatgctatataaaaaaaaaatttccatttttaggGCCTTCGGGAATTGCTCGGCTTATAAttccattttaataattttttttgtttaacaaaCTTCCCATATTCGTCTAAGTTTGTCttgttatttatcatataatagtGTTTGTTATTTATCACATAGTAGTGTtccttatttatcatataatagtGTTTGTTATTTATCACATAGTAGTGTTccttatttatcatattaaattagtgttgttatttaatctatataaattGCTGTTTTGTTTTCGGTCTCTAAAAAAACATGGAGCCAACATTAATTGCGTGGGGACGGCCAATCTAATAATGATTTCGCAAAAAAATTTTCAGGGTTTTGGTTTGtggcacaaaaaatattatttcttgtGTGCTGCGAGTCCTGTCTCGGAAGAAGTCGTTCGGTTCGTTTGGAGATTTTGCGAAGGATCTGGGCTTCTTTCCCGGGGCCGGAGGGGAACTTAGGAAGAGCGGGGGCATTAATTTAGGGGAAGTGGGCTTTTACCACTTGGCTTTAAGCAATTGGGGGGGACACCCCCACTTTCCCAAGGGgcgtttccctttaaaaaaccattCTTGTAGAATTCCAATTCTTAAAAGTTGTTTTTCAAGTAATTCCAATTAAAAAAATCACTCATGTGGTTTCATATATCTAAGTATGCTCCTGCTAGCATATTATATTGTAACATACATATGCTAAACGGAAGTTCTGTTCCAAACTTACTTCTGTGACAGATTGGTATTCCCCGACTGTCCTGGGTGATTTCAATGCAGTTTCCTGCTACGAATGAAGTGGTAACAAGATGTATGACGTATGGGCTCAGGAGATAACGATAGGGAGATGAACCTTCCTCGGTGGGAGTTGGTGAGATCACAGGGATTGAAAattgttgttattcattttaCCTGCTTTTTGCCAAACCCCGCATTGCATGATGAAgttccctccccccgtcccccccttaaaaaaagtccCAACAAGATTTACGTAAGGAGTTTTAAATATCGTAAAGGGTCTATTtagcaatctttttttttggtcagagaaacaaaatgaaacagccCATAAATAGCTTGACACAGGCCCCGGGCCCCATATATATGGAAAGGCCCTGGCGAAAGCTAGAATCttttgcaaatctcaaacaacaataaatgaaaattgattttttttacaataggcAATAGATTTATCATTTTTCAAGAATTTGACTTAATCTACCCTTGGCTGGTGTTTCcagttagttttttgtttttttgattcaCTGCTTacaattggttttttttaaaaccaaaagaagaatcaaaaaagttttttaatttaaattcgctaccaatttgcttgtttttttccccctgtttaacttaccttttttagttttttttattagtgtttcaatttttttccattttcatcatcaaaattttttggtaataattatttttccccccagcAACGACATCCGTAAAATAAAGGATACTTATTCAAAAATTTCACCACAAAAGGCAAAACTCTAGAGAataagtattcttttttttttttttaaggtcccccaaatttattttttcaaaccccttttttaatattgggccaaaacataattttttcatttcaaattttttcccctaacgtgagaaattaattgaaaaaattttttttagccccAAATTTCTTTAAGACTTTTTTAAgccttaataaaatttaatttttaaattttgataatgaaattttattgaaaattgagGCAATTGAATTGTAATTTTTAgtaaggtaaatttttttttgtctccctttcatatgtttaagaaaaaaaaaaatgtttttttgcctGGCTGTGTTTTTTCCCAACAAACAATTTCCGAAAATTCCgcatttttttttcgagtttttttttttttttccagatatcattaataatagctGATGAAGGTGAATTTTCCCCCGAAGTTTCAATTAAAATAAAGTTGTTCCCCTAtttttatttaggaaaaaaaaatttaaaatgtaattgtTGGTTAAATATTCAGCAAAAAcaagataaatttttttccccgttttttcctttgatcttgtttgtgtgggtgggtggttggggttttttttttaaatgccatatATTCCAATCAAGTGTAAAGAAACCCTCCCGCAAAAATCCTTTGAACACCGTGGGGAAACTCTTaactaatatatcaatataaagtGATTGGCATTTGGTTGGccgttgttggttgttgtgtgtgtggtgtggtgggtgtgttttttttttatttttatttaaagactttttttagggaatttttaaaaactgaaaatctTGTAAAAACAGGAACTCTACAATAAATGAACCttgggatattttttaaatttttgttaaaattttccccccctttttttttttttaagttttttaatccccctttttaaaaaaaaattgtaaaaaattttgttttgtggcaatgaatttttaaaggttttttttttagttttggcccttttgttttggggggaaaaggttacggggtttaaatagtttttttttcctaagaaaTTTTGGTTATTAAAAACGTAAGGTGGAAATTCATATACATTTCGACCAATGGATGGGTTCTTTCACTTTAAATTTTGTTACGTGTTTAACAGGGCGTTTTGTCATGAATGGCGCCACCCCCTTGTTTTTTTGCCGTCCCCATGGGCCCGCGGAGGGTTCCAATTTCCCGGGTTCGGCCCTCCGTGTAAAGAAAATTGTCCAAAGCGTGTAGGGGGTCTTCGTAAGCCAAAGGGGCGGAAGGGGAAAGATGCGGCCCGGAGGAGCCACGTTTGGTGATCGTGGTTGAATGCCCAAGGCTGGCAAGCCCAGTTTCCTTTTCCACCCTCCATGGGCGGACatgtttgaggggaaaaaaaacttctatGTTAAAGGGCTTTTTTGTTTGAAGGCGGGGGAAATGGCCACCCACcccaaccatttaaaaaaaaacagatggcaAACAAACCACACCCGCAACATACATTTTAACCATGCAATTTTAACGGGTTTACCACAAATCCCCAaacagataaatttaaaaaataaaactattaaaaatggatggtttttttttaaaagcaccaAGTTAAAAAacctttagattaaaaaaaaaaagtatattgttttaattttgtgttgtacacaaacaaaaaaataaacggtTTCTTAAATAGTTGTAACCGGGGtggttgtgggtttgtggtgtttgtgtgtgtggtgtggtggttgtttgtgtggtgtgtgtgtggtgtggttgttgtgtggtgtttggtggggggtgtggtggtttggtgtgtgttggggtgtgttttgggtgtgggtgttgtgtttggggggtgttggttttgtgttttgtgtgtaggtgttggtgttattgttgttgtgttatggtgtgtgggtttatgttttggtggggtgtgttgtggtgtttgtgtggggtgtgttgtgttgtgtgtggtgtgtgtgtgtgtgtgtgttgtgtggttgtgtatgtgttttgttatggtgtgtgtttgttgtggcgtatgtatgtgcgtggtgtgtggtgaagCACCCACTCACCTGAAAACCAGCTTCTTCCCCAATCCCGCGGGCCCCGCCGTAAATCGCCGCCGCAACGGAAACAGCCATGTACATTGTACAGCACCTTTTTTTCACGCCCAGGGTCTTGAAAAAACCCCAGGTCTTACCTTGGATTCCCCACTTCACTTTACGATTTCCCCAGCCCATTTCTCTTCtacaagagaaaaacgaaaagaaaaattttcagcCCACTAAATCTTGCCCCTTTAGgactttcttctcatttttttttcttttaaaattaaactacataaaatatatttcattgttgGGCATTTACTGTTGGTTCCCCCCAATGCAGCACATTAATCAGgtccaaaaaaaaggtaaatatcaaaaaaacaaacaaattctgtccacaaagataaaaaaatggatttaagGGGCCCACCTCAAAATTCCCATTTTCGTCAGTTCAATATTCGAGTCATCCCCTTTGGTCTGTATGTAACTTAACCTGACGCCGACTAAGGCTCCTGTGCTGGCGTCCTTGGCACCGACAGTTACTCCGGAATCCAGGCACTTCTTTAGCCCGTTGCCTATGGCCCCCTCTGTTGCCGAGCCGCTCAAAAAACGGGAAAGCCCAgggggactgaaaaaaaaaccgggaagggGTTTCGTTTCCCCCCGTTTGAGGAATgccatgtttttgttgttgtttttttgggggttaatgattaaaaaaacaaacaataaaaaaaaaagggttcatttTAAAGGCACtatggtaaaagtaaaaaataaaaaaaaaaaaaataaaagttaacgaAGGGAtttaagaggaggggaaaaaaaagggacagaggggagaaggggaaaaaagggaaccatgcaaaattagttgtggcgagggctgaggtccaaggcaggggtgatcccctacattgagcCTTAGGGTTCCCCGTctcttaagccccccccccacggcaAACAAAACGAAGCAAGGCATTTGGGGGGGTATTGGGTTAATAAAAAAACCTCCTTTAATTTTCAATTAATTAAGTTCCCAGGGGGCTACCATTGTACTGAAGCCCACACAAGAGGGATTTAAGacagtatggaaaaaaaaagcaaacttccCCACAAGGAGGGGGCTCCCCGAGGTTAGAAAATTCATCGTTGATCAGCTTGGCCACCTCCTCGAAGGCCTCGCGTCCCAAAACAACGTACTCGATGCCCTTGGAGTCTCCCATTTCTATCAGCGAGGTCGTATTCACTATACTGTGGGTGGAACAACATGGTACCATAAGAAGTACAACGGAAATATAATCATCTCAATATACAAGGTGATACTTTAGGTAACTACAGTCAGTTctctcgttttttatttctttaaagggATCAAAAAAAACCAATGAGGAAATTTATaccccacaaattttttttttaaaaaagcagtaTTGGTTTACATAGGTCTCTGGAGGTCTACTTTAGaactaatagtaaaaaaaaaaaaaaaaattatctcgttATAATTTTCTTGGCTTCAAAAAAAAGCACCAGGAAACCTTCGTTTTAGGCTTTAATTTCCTGTTGGCCTCCATGTAAACGGCTATTTGCAATTtgaagtaaaagtttttttttttttctttttttttttttaaacgcagGGAAAATTGTTAAGTGAAACCACGTGTTTTTTGCTACTGTaattaaaatccctttttccACATGAAATGTAATTCAGCATATGTGtttagtaaaataattttttgcaaactgtatttttttttttgcacttgaattaatttcttttctttttttttttttttggatgttgtGAATTTA
The genomic region above belongs to Penaeus monodon isolate SGIC_2016 unplaced genomic scaffold, NSTDA_Pmon_1 PmonScaffold_2684, whole genome shotgun sequence and contains:
- the LOC119570430 gene encoding uncharacterized protein LOC119570430 gives rise to the protein MVPCCSTHSIVNTTSLIEMGDSKGIEYVVLGREAFEEVAKLINDEFSNLGDPPGLSRFLSGSATEGAIGNGLKKCLDSGVTVGAKDASTGALVGVRLSYIQTKGDDSNIELTKMGILRWAP